From the genome of Rhineura floridana isolate rRhiFlo1 chromosome 7, rRhiFlo1.hap2, whole genome shotgun sequence, one region includes:
- the LOC133388653 gene encoding uncharacterized protein LOC133388653 isoform X2, protein MAVIEGTSREGAQVTAAAENTGSSRNTNRNSGNRKEQAAREHEPQQQREPRQRQGAQTATGAAGRHRPRLKMRPQRWHTTTTTQAAARTQATARAAAAAAKGTQTAAGTTGHSGRSCRKGPGHGRERRPQRRQLPQQEAARSNSSREGHPSQISFHRTPQRRLGPAPDDEVKEAVVLANKRKTIEDQHPVETEDFEDEELMTTTTSKKTPTGGAPR, encoded by the exons ATGGCGGTGATAGAAGGCACAAGCCGCGAGGGAGCACAGGTCACGGCAGCAGCAGAAAACACAGGCAGCAGCAGGAACACCAACCGCAACAGCGGCAACAGGAAGGAACAAGCTGCGAGGGAGCACGAGCCACAGCAGCAGCGGGAGCCCAGGCAGCGGCAGGGAGCGCAAACTGCAACAGGAGCGGCAGGGAGGCACAGGCCACGGCTGAAAATGCGGCCGCAGCGGTGGCATACAACGACAACCACACAGGCCGCAGCGAGAACGCAGGCCACGGCCAgagcagcagcggcagcggccAAGGGAACACAAACCGCGGCGGGAACCACAGGGCACAGCGGCCGCAGCTGCAGGAAAGGTCCAGGCCATGGCAGAGAGCGCAGGCCGCAACGGCGGCAGTTGCCACAACAGGAAGCGGCcaggagcaacagcagcagagaggggCATCCGTCCCAAATATCTTTCCACCGGACCCCACAGCGTCGACTCGGCCCGGCTCCAGATG ATGAAGTAAAGGAGGCTGTTGTGCTGGCGAATAAGAGGAAGACAATAGAAGATCAGCATCCTGTTGAAACAGAAGATTTTGAAGATGAGGAATTAATGACCACCACCACGAGCAAGAAAACACCCACAGGTGGTGCTCCACGATGA
- the LOC133388653 gene encoding ell-associated factor Eaf-like isoform X1: MRTGPPLSCSSLLALVPPLRPVGGAPHSTATDENAGDNQAAWTPPNHDPAPPRHTRRQPLPRQQEAPQGPRGSPTTAGGTSHNGGDRRHKPRGSTGHGSSRKHRQQQEHQPQQRQQEGTSCEGARATAAAGAQAAAGSANCNRSGREAQATAENAAAAVAYNDNHTGRSENAGHGQSSSGSGQGNTNRGGNHRAQRPQLQERSRPWQRAQAATAAVATTGSGQEQQQQRGASVPNIFPPDPTASTRPGSR, encoded by the exons GTCCTGTTCCTCCCTCTTGGCTCTTGTTCCACCGTTGCGGCCAGTAGGGGGCGCCCCGCACAGCACTGCCACCGACGAGAACGCCGGAGACAACCAGGCAGCGTGGACACCCCCAAACCACGACCCGGCCCCCCCGCGCCACACCCGACGCCAGCCACTCCCTCGCCAGCAGGAAGCACCCCAAGGCCCAAGGGGTAGTCCAACAACGGCGGGGGGCACGAGTCACAATGGCGGTGATAGAAGGCACAAGCCGCGAGGGAGCACAGGTCACGGCAGCAGCAGAAAACACAGGCAGCAGCAGGAACACCAACCGCAACAGCGGCAACAGGAAGGAACAAGCTGCGAGGGAGCACGAGCCACAGCAGCAGCGGGAGCCCAGGCAGCGGCAGGGAGCGCAAACTGCAACAGGAGCGGCAGGGAGGCACAGGCCACGGCTGAAAATGCGGCCGCAGCGGTGGCATACAACGACAACCACACAGGCCGCAGCGAGAACGCAGGCCACGGCCAgagcagcagcggcagcggccAAGGGAACACAAACCGCGGCGGGAACCACAGGGCACAGCGGCCGCAGCTGCAGGAAAGGTCCAGGCCATGGCAGAGAGCGCAGGCCGCAACGGCGGCAGTTGCCACAACAGGAAGCGGCcaggagcaacagcagcagagaggggCATCCGTCCCAAATATCTTTCCACCGGACCCCACAGCGTCGACTCGGCCCGGCTCCAGATG A